A window of the Cicer arietinum cultivar CDC Frontier isolate Library 1 chromosome 6, Cicar.CDCFrontier_v2.0, whole genome shotgun sequence genome harbors these coding sequences:
- the LOC101497327 gene encoding uncharacterized protein, with protein sequence MAILWLTPLTALLLLAVTSTVNSCQPSELAALQAFRSSLREPHDGVFNSWTGTNCCHNWFGVSCDENTGRVADINLRAGSIYTTFEKAHTPGYMTGHISPEICKLTQLSSISITDWNGISGEIPSCITSLAFLRIIDLTGNQISGTLPSDIGKLRHLSRLSVADNVITGYIPRSLSNVTGLTHLDLRNNRISGSIPMNFGNLQNLGRALLSGNKLSGPIPGSISRIYRLSDLDLSRNQLNGPIPESLGRMSVLGTLKLDTNKLSGYISKSFLVSGISDLDFSHNMLEGNIPDAFGAKSYFTSLDFSYNNLKGPIPKSISNASYIGYMDLSHNHLCGPIPSGQVFDHLDASSFEYNDCLCGKPLKACKIH encoded by the coding sequence ATGGCTATACTCTGGTTAACACCACTAACGGCACTGTTACTGTTAGCCGTTACATCCACCGTTAACTCATGCCAACCATCAGAACTCGCAGCTCTACAAGCCTTCAGGTCATCACTCCGTGAGCCTCACGACGGCGTATTCAACTCATGGACCGGCACAAACTGCTGCCACAACTGGTTCGGGGTCTCCTGCGACGAAAACACTGGTCGTGTCGCCGACATAAACCTCCGTGCCGGTTCTATCTACACCACCTTCGAGAAAGCTCACACCCCTGGCTACATGACCGGTCACATTTCGCCGGAGATTTGTAAACTAACTCAACTCTCAAGCATTTCAATCACCGATTGGAATGGAATCTCCGGCGAGATCCCGAGTTGTATAACCTCCCTTGCTTTTCTTCGAATTATTGACCTTACCGGAAACCAAATCTCCGGCACTCTTCCCTCCGACATCGGAAAACTCCGACATCTGAGTCGCTTAAGTGTCGCCGATAACGTCATCACCGGCTATATCCCGCGATCGTTGAGCAATGTGACCGGTTTGACTCATCTTGACCTCCGTAACAACCGGATCTCAGGATCCATCCCAATGAACTTCGGTAACCTTCAGAATTTAGGCCGGGCTTTATTAAGTGGTAATAAGTTAAGCGGGCCTATCCCGGGCTCAATTTCTCGAATTTACCGTCTTTCAGATCTTGACCTGTCCCGAAACCAATTAAATGGGCCCATTCCAGAGTCATTGGGCCGAATGTCCGTTTTAGGAACACTTAAATTGGATACGAACAAGCTTTCGGGATATATTTCAAAGAGTTTTTTGGTTTCGGGAATAAGTGACTTAGACTTTAGCCATAACATGTTGGAGGGTAATATACCCGATGCATTTGGGGCTAAGTCTTATTTTACGTCACTTGATTTTTCATATAATAACCTCAAGGGTCCAATACCTAAATCCATATCTAATGCTTCTTACATTGGTTACATGGATTTGAGTCATAATCATCTATGCGGTCCGATTCCTAGTGGTCAAGTCTTTGATCATCTTGATGCGTCGTCGTTTGAGTACAATGATTGCCTTTGTGGAAAGCCCCTCAAAGCTTGCAAAATTCATTAA